In the Elioraea tepida genome, one interval contains:
- a CDS encoding flagellin — MSSINTNVTAMAAIRSLSMINNAMSKTQASIESGLRINKANDDPAVFAIAQGMRADLKGLTAVRDGLAFGKATLTVARDAATKISNELNTLKQTVTQGQQQGLDKATMNKQVQNLLANMRSFAETATFNGVNLLNNSASGDRELRVLRDITGNTIRVDNQEIISNTNSLLGLDDLDVDQGGIRLTFAADVDFDDGDAVAVTQNGIEYVFEFNTSASPTLTAEASDTRRVIAVDIGDGTSLTPAAELGRLVDAMKANGIGARVNSDGTLDIFGGNVSRVGFNIAGGTPTAGTLEKVTTGGVVTWNAFTDYNVVDGTATASGGSANIAVIGGTLTGATWSNASSAIATVDEAIRRVNTIVAELGARLSQVEGQQEFTKQLTDSIREGLGALVDADLAEESARLTSLQIKQQLAIQSLSIANQQGQALLGLFR, encoded by the coding sequence ATGTCCTCGATCAACACCAACGTCACGGCGATGGCTGCCATCCGCAGCCTCTCCATGATCAACAACGCCATGTCGAAGACCCAGGCCTCGATCGAGAGCGGGCTTCGCATCAACAAGGCGAATGACGACCCTGCCGTGTTCGCGATCGCGCAGGGCATGCGCGCCGACCTCAAGGGGCTGACGGCGGTGCGCGACGGCCTCGCCTTCGGCAAGGCGACGCTGACGGTCGCGCGCGACGCCGCGACCAAGATCAGCAACGAGCTCAACACGCTGAAGCAGACGGTGACGCAGGGCCAGCAGCAGGGCCTCGACAAGGCGACCATGAACAAGCAGGTGCAGAACCTGCTCGCCAACATGCGCAGCTTCGCCGAGACGGCGACGTTCAACGGCGTGAACCTTCTGAACAACAGCGCGTCGGGCGACCGTGAGCTGCGCGTGCTGCGCGACATCACCGGCAATACGATCAGGGTCGACAACCAGGAGATCATCTCGAACACAAATAGCCTGCTCGGCCTCGATGACCTCGACGTCGACCAGGGCGGCATCCGCCTGACCTTCGCCGCTGACGTGGACTTCGACGACGGCGACGCGGTGGCGGTGACGCAGAACGGCATCGAATACGTGTTCGAGTTCAACACCAGCGCCTCGCCGACGCTCACTGCCGAAGCCTCCGACACCCGCCGCGTGATCGCCGTGGACATCGGTGACGGCACGTCCCTCACCCCCGCGGCAGAGCTCGGCCGGCTCGTGGACGCAATGAAGGCAAACGGCATCGGCGCCCGCGTGAACAGCGACGGCACGCTCGACATCTTCGGCGGCAACGTGTCGCGGGTCGGCTTCAACATCGCCGGCGGCACTCCCACGGCGGGCACGCTGGAGAAGGTGACGACTGGCGGCGTCGTGACCTGGAACGCCTTCACCGACTACAACGTCGTGGACGGCACTGCCACGGCCAGCGGCGGCAGCGCCAACATCGCCGTCATCGGCGGCACTCTGACCGGCGCGACGTGGTCGAACGCGTCCTCGGCGATCGCGACCGTCGACGAGGCGATTCGCAGGGTGAACACCATCGTCGCCGAGCTCGGCGCGCGTCTCTCCCAGGTCGAGGGCCAGCAGGAGTTCACCAAGCAGCTGACCGACTCGATCCGCGAAGGCCTCGGCGCGCTGGTGGACGCCGACCTCGCCGAGGAAAGCGCGCGGCTGACCAGCCTGCAGATCAAGCAGCAGCTGGCCATCCAGTCTCTCTCCATCGCCAACCAGCAGGGCCAGGCGCTTCTCGGCCTGTTCCGCTGA
- a CDS encoding flagellar biosynthesis regulator FlaF, translating into MSVARYTTAMTATQGPREIELRAFRTVNAMLAGAGDDVTARTKALAKNYELWSLLLADLVHPDNGLPRDLKARLVSLALWSREESDRAIGDAARSLEPLRAVNRDMIEALEAQAKAASAGKPPAQERPASLAATA; encoded by the coding sequence ATGAGCGTCGCGCGCTACACCACCGCCATGACCGCAACCCAGGGCCCGCGCGAGATCGAGCTGCGCGCCTTCCGCACCGTCAACGCCATGCTCGCAGGCGCCGGCGATGACGTGACCGCCCGAACCAAGGCGCTCGCGAAGAACTACGAGCTCTGGTCGCTGCTGCTGGCCGATCTCGTGCACCCCGACAACGGCCTGCCGCGCGACCTCAAGGCACGGCTCGTCTCCCTCGCGCTCTGGTCGCGCGAGGAGAGCGACCGTGCGATCGGCGACGCCGCGCGCAGCCTCGAACCGCTGCGCGCCGTCAACCGCGACATGATCGAGGCGCTCGAGGCGCAGGCGAAGGCCGCCTCCGCCGGGAAGCCGCCCGCACAGGAGCGGCCGGCGAGCCTCGCCGCCACGGCGTGA
- a CDS encoding DUF1217 domain-containing protein, producing the protein MLNGLGAPAAWVLLQRKGEALQQRFEQQRTVARDVERFRERAREIGSVEELMRDRRSLQFVLEAFQLESEIDKRGIIRRLLTDDPQDVRSFANRMVDPRYRQINRAFGGIDGPPLADPRLVDRIVNLTLTNRFEKAQGEANPGLREALYFKRMIGGVTNVNQLMSDRVLTAVARGALGLPEKFGLLSFEQQRSILEKRIDFKSFADPKAVDRFVQAYLIKTQGAQAPAQNPMLVLLDASGGAGGLLSFVGRNVSLRV; encoded by the coding sequence GTGCTGAACGGTCTCGGTGCCCCGGCGGCCTGGGTGCTGCTGCAGCGCAAGGGCGAAGCGCTGCAACAGCGTTTTGAGCAGCAGCGGACGGTCGCGCGGGACGTCGAGCGGTTCCGCGAGCGCGCGCGCGAGATCGGTTCCGTCGAGGAGCTGATGCGTGACCGTCGCAGCCTGCAGTTTGTCCTCGAGGCGTTCCAGCTCGAAAGCGAGATCGACAAGCGCGGCATCATCCGCCGGCTGCTGACCGACGACCCGCAGGACGTCCGCAGCTTCGCCAACCGCATGGTCGACCCGCGCTACCGCCAGATCAACCGCGCCTTCGGCGGCATCGACGGCCCGCCGCTCGCCGACCCGCGCCTGGTCGACCGGATCGTGAACCTCACGCTCACCAACCGCTTCGAGAAGGCGCAAGGCGAGGCCAACCCCGGGCTGCGCGAGGCGCTCTATTTCAAGCGCATGATCGGGGGCGTCACAAACGTGAACCAGCTGATGAGCGACCGGGTGTTGACGGCCGTGGCGCGCGGCGCGCTAGGCCTGCCCGAGAAGTTCGGCCTCCTCTCCTTCGAGCAGCAGCGGTCGATCCTCGAGAAGCGGATCGACTTCAAGAGCTTCGCCGACCCGAAGGCGGTGGACCGTTTCGTGCAGGCCTATCTGATCAAGACGCAAGGCGCGCAGGCGCCAGCGCAGAACCCGATGCTCGTCCTGCTCGACGCGAGCGGTGGCGCGGGCGGGCTGCTCTCGTTCGTGGGAAGGAACGTGTCGTTGCGTGTCTAG
- a CDS encoding ABC transporter substrate-binding protein, which yields MTLVSGFRRALIGATMLGGVLACPAAEGQTVTIAVGAPITSIDPHYHNLAPNNAMAEHIFERLVQTDERARPMPGLAESWRAIDDTTWEFRLRSGVKFHNGSDFTADDVAFTIARAPNVPNSPSSFGIYTRAVAEVQVVDPLTVRFRTRSVYPLLPTDLAQIAILDRETHQNAATEDFNSGKVAFGTGPYRFIRYVPGDRIELERNDSHWGPRQPWQRVNYRIVVNDAARTAALLAGDVDLIDQVATTDIARLRADPRVSISEIVGLRIIYLHLDRSRSDGTPFVTGPNGEPLGRNPLDDLRVRRALSLSIDRAAIVERVMEGAAIPAGQFLPEGTFGHVPGLEAPKYDPEAARRLLAEAGFPNGLRVTLHGPSDRYVNDARIIQAIGQMWTRIGIRTTVEPLPWTTFIARAGRQEFSLFLVGWGSATGEASSPLRSLVATFDREKGFGASNRGRYSNKQLDALLERALATVDDAAREKLLQDATRIAIEDVGIIPLHIQKNVWAARRGFTHTARADELTRAMDVAPAR from the coding sequence ATGACCCTCGTGAGCGGCTTCCGGCGTGCGCTGATCGGGGCAACCATGCTCGGCGGGGTGCTGGCATGCCCGGCGGCGGAAGGGCAGACCGTCACCATCGCGGTCGGCGCGCCTATCACCTCGATCGATCCGCACTACCACAACCTCGCGCCGAACAACGCGATGGCCGAGCACATCTTCGAGCGGCTCGTGCAGACCGATGAGCGGGCGCGGCCGATGCCCGGGCTTGCCGAGAGCTGGCGCGCCATTGACGACACCACCTGGGAGTTCAGGCTTCGCTCGGGCGTGAAGTTCCACAACGGAAGCGACTTCACGGCCGATGATGTTGCCTTCACGATTGCCCGAGCACCGAACGTGCCGAACAGCCCCTCGAGCTTCGGCATCTACACGCGGGCAGTGGCCGAGGTTCAGGTGGTCGATCCGCTGACGGTCCGGTTCAGAACGCGCTCGGTCTATCCGCTTCTGCCGACCGATCTCGCCCAGATCGCGATCCTCGATCGCGAGACGCACCAGAACGCCGCGACGGAGGATTTCAACAGCGGCAAGGTCGCCTTCGGAACCGGCCCCTACCGATTCATCCGCTACGTGCCGGGCGATCGAATCGAGCTCGAGCGGAACGACAGCCACTGGGGCCCGCGCCAGCCCTGGCAGCGCGTGAACTATCGGATCGTCGTCAACGACGCGGCGCGGACGGCGGCGCTGCTCGCGGGCGATGTCGACCTGATCGACCAGGTGGCGACCACCGACATCGCCCGCCTCCGCGCCGACCCGAGGGTCTCGATCAGCGAGATCGTCGGCCTCAGGATCATCTATTTGCATCTCGATCGGTCGCGCAGCGACGGCACCCCCTTCGTGACCGGACCGAATGGCGAACCGCTCGGGCGTAACCCGCTCGACGATCTTCGCGTGCGGCGTGCGCTGTCGCTTTCGATCGACCGCGCCGCAATCGTCGAGCGCGTGATGGAGGGCGCCGCAATCCCGGCCGGCCAGTTCCTGCCAGAGGGAACCTTCGGCCACGTCCCCGGTCTCGAGGCGCCGAAATACGATCCCGAAGCTGCGCGCAGGCTTCTTGCCGAGGCCGGGTTCCCGAACGGGCTGAGGGTCACCTTGCACGGCCCATCGGACCGTTACGTGAACGATGCGCGGATCATCCAGGCGATCGGCCAGATGTGGACGCGCATCGGCATACGCACGACCGTCGAGCCGCTCCCGTGGACGACCTTCATCGCCCGCGCCGGCCGGCAGGAGTTCAGCCTGTTCCTCGTCGGCTGGGGCTCGGCGACGGGCGAGGCCTCGAGCCCTCTCCGGAGCCTGGTTGCGACCTTCGACCGCGAGAAGGGCTTCGGGGCCTCGAACCGAGGCCGCTATTCGAACAAGCAGCTCGACGCGCTGCTCGAGCGCGCGCTTGCGACCGTCGACGACGCGGCGCGCGAGAAGCTGTTGCAAGACGCGACCAGGATCGCGATCGAGGACGTCGGCATCATTCCGCTGCACATCCAGAAGAACGTTTGGGCCGCACGGCGGGGCTTCACCCATACCGCGCGGGCCGACGAGCTCACCCGCGCGATGGATGTCGCTCCCGCCCGTTGA
- a CDS encoding ABC transporter permease, producing the protein MTVYLIRRLMQSAVVVLAMTIILFLGVYAIGDPVEILISPDADQIERERAIAALGLDQPLWLQYLTFLENALRGDLGRSFVFNEPALRLILQKMPATLELALAATLFAVLLGLPLGLWAGLRPEALSSRVIMAGSILGFSLPTFWVGLMLIMVFAVELGWLPSTGRGPTAEFLGLHWSFLTLEGLRHLVLPAINLSLFKISLVIRLTRAGVRETVLMDYVKFARAKGLAPRRVIFVHVLKNIMIPVLTVTALEFGSTIAFSVVTESIFAWPGMGKLIIDSIYVLDRPVIVAYLMIIVLMFILLNFVVDVMYSALDPRVRLQDQRG; encoded by the coding sequence ATGACCGTCTATCTCATCCGCCGCCTGATGCAGAGCGCGGTCGTCGTGCTCGCGATGACGATCATTCTCTTCCTCGGCGTCTATGCGATTGGCGACCCGGTCGAGATCCTGATCAGCCCGGACGCCGACCAGATCGAGCGTGAGCGCGCGATCGCCGCACTCGGCCTCGACCAGCCGCTCTGGCTGCAATACCTGACCTTCCTCGAGAACGCTTTGCGCGGCGACCTCGGGCGAAGCTTCGTGTTCAACGAGCCGGCACTTCGGCTGATCCTGCAGAAGATGCCGGCCACACTCGAACTTGCGCTCGCGGCCACCCTGTTCGCCGTGCTGCTCGGCCTGCCACTCGGGCTCTGGGCAGGGCTCAGGCCGGAGGCGCTGTCGAGCCGCGTGATCATGGCCGGCTCCATCCTCGGCTTCTCCCTGCCGACCTTCTGGGTGGGGCTGATGCTGATCATGGTGTTCGCGGTCGAGCTCGGCTGGCTGCCCTCCACCGGCCGCGGGCCGACGGCGGAATTCCTCGGCCTGCACTGGTCGTTCCTGACGCTCGAGGGCCTGCGGCACCTCGTGCTGCCGGCGATCAACCTCTCCCTGTTCAAGATCTCGCTCGTCATCAGGCTCACGCGTGCCGGCGTGCGCGAGACGGTGCTCATGGACTACGTGAAGTTCGCCCGTGCAAAGGGGCTCGCGCCACGGCGGGTGATCTTCGTCCACGTGCTCAAGAACATCATGATCCCGGTGCTCACGGTCACGGCGCTCGAGTTTGGCTCGACGATCGCCTTCTCGGTGGTGACGGAGAGCATTTTCGCCTGGCCCGGCATGGGCAAGCTGATCATCGACAGCATCTACGTCCTCGACCGGCCCGTGATCGTCGCCTACCTCATGATCATCGTGCTGATGTTCATCCTGCTCAATTTCGTGGTCGATGTGATGTACAGCGCGCTCGACCCGCGCGTGCGGCTTCAGGACCAGCGCGGATGA
- a CDS encoding ABC transporter permease produces MTPPSVESTALGVPPRQAAAAPREETPLRRFVSDFAESRLAVVAFAAFVLIVLAALLAPVIAPQNPYDLAQLDIMDGRLPPGSVGGAGFTYLLGTDDQGRDMLSGILYGLRISLAVGAGSAFIAFCAGTALGLVAAYFGGRTDTVIMRLVDLQLSFPAILVALMILAFLGKGIINVVIAIVVVEWAYYARTVRGTALVERRREYIEAAACLALSHARIVFRHLLPNCLPPLIVVGTMQVARAIALEATLSFLGLGVPVTEPSLGLLIANGYEYLLSGRYWISFYPGIALLVTIVVINLVGDQLRDVLNPRLRR; encoded by the coding sequence ATGACACCGCCGTCGGTGGAGAGCACGGCCCTCGGCGTGCCGCCGCGGCAAGCGGCCGCCGCACCGCGCGAGGAGACGCCGCTCCGCCGCTTTGTCTCGGATTTCGCCGAGAGCCGCCTCGCGGTCGTCGCCTTCGCCGCGTTCGTTCTGATCGTGCTCGCTGCTCTGCTCGCGCCTGTCATCGCGCCGCAGAACCCCTATGACCTTGCGCAGCTCGACATCATGGACGGGCGCTTGCCGCCCGGAAGCGTCGGCGGCGCAGGGTTCACCTACCTCCTCGGCACGGATGACCAGGGCCGCGACATGTTGAGCGGCATCCTCTACGGGCTCAGGATCAGCCTGGCCGTCGGCGCCGGCTCCGCCTTCATCGCCTTCTGTGCCGGTACGGCGCTCGGCCTCGTCGCCGCCTATTTCGGCGGCCGCACCGACACGGTGATCATGCGGCTCGTCGACCTGCAGCTCTCCTTCCCTGCCATCCTCGTTGCGCTGATGATCCTCGCCTTCCTCGGCAAGGGAATCATCAACGTCGTGATCGCGATCGTCGTCGTGGAATGGGCCTATTATGCGCGCACGGTGCGCGGCACTGCGCTCGTGGAGCGCCGGCGGGAATACATCGAGGCCGCGGCCTGCCTCGCTCTCTCGCACGCGCGGATCGTGTTCCGCCACCTTCTGCCGAACTGCCTCCCGCCCTTGATCGTAGTCGGGACGATGCAGGTCGCGCGCGCGATCGCGCTCGAAGCCACACTCTCCTTCCTCGGGCTTGGCGTGCCGGTTACCGAGCCTTCGCTCGGCCTCCTGATCGCGAACGGCTACGAGTACCTGCTGTCCGGCCGCTACTGGATCAGCTTCTATCCCGGGATCGCCCTGCTCGTGACGATCGTGGTGATCAACCTCGTCGGCGACCAGCTGCGCGACGTGCTCAATCCTCGGCTTCGCAGGTAG
- a CDS encoding ABC transporter ATP-binding protein, with the protein MAATLEVRSLRAHFFTKAGVVKAVDDVSFSIGEGQVLGLVGESVSGKSVTGFSILGLVDPPGRVVGGEILFKGRDLTKLSEEEWRRVRGRDIAMIFQDPMMTLNPVLRIDTQMIETVLAHEKVSEKAARARAREALVQVGIPSPDERLRAYPHQFSGGMRQRVAIAIALLHRPALIIADEPTTALDVTIQGQILYEVQKLCREMGTSLIWITHDLAVVAGLADEICVMYAGRIVEKGPVDQVLDAPLHPYTKGLIGSVPSRNVRGQKLAQIPGMTPSLLSLPPGCAFRARCPRADAACLAEPALTRPRPGREIRCFHPHLVDEVV; encoded by the coding sequence ATGGCCGCAACCCTCGAGGTCCGCTCTCTCCGCGCCCACTTCTTCACCAAGGCCGGCGTGGTGAAGGCGGTGGATGACGTCTCGTTCTCGATCGGCGAGGGGCAGGTGCTCGGGCTTGTCGGCGAGAGCGTTTCGGGCAAGTCGGTCACCGGCTTCTCGATCCTCGGCCTCGTCGACCCGCCCGGGCGCGTGGTCGGCGGCGAGATCCTGTTCAAGGGCCGCGATCTGACGAAGCTGTCCGAGGAGGAATGGCGTCGCGTCCGCGGGCGCGACATTGCGATGATCTTCCAGGACCCGATGATGACGCTCAATCCGGTCCTCAGGATCGACACGCAGATGATCGAGACCGTGCTCGCGCACGAGAAGGTCAGCGAGAAGGCGGCGCGGGCGCGGGCACGCGAGGCGCTCGTCCAGGTCGGCATCCCGAGCCCGGACGAGCGCCTGCGCGCCTACCCGCACCAGTTCTCGGGCGGGATGCGGCAGCGCGTGGCGATCGCGATCGCGCTCCTGCACCGGCCGGCGCTGATCATCGCCGACGAGCCGACGACGGCGCTCGATGTCACGATCCAGGGGCAGATCCTCTATGAGGTTCAGAAGCTCTGTCGCGAGATGGGCACGAGCCTGATCTGGATCACGCACGATCTCGCGGTGGTTGCCGGCCTCGCCGACGAGATCTGCGTCATGTATGCGGGGCGGATTGTCGAGAAGGGGCCGGTCGATCAGGTGCTCGATGCGCCGCTGCATCCCTACACGAAAGGTCTGATCGGTTCGGTGCCGAGCCGGAACGTGCGCGGCCAGAAGCTCGCACAGATCCCGGGGATGACTCCCTCGCTGCTCAGCCTGCCGCCAGGCTGCGCGTTCCGGGCGCGCTGCCCGCGCGCCGATGCGGCCTGCCTTGCCGAGCCTGCGCTCACGCGCCCGCGCCCGGGGCGCGAGATACGCTGC